AAGAGAGCCAACACATTCTGCGGAACGGCATTTGCCTGCGCGAGCATCGACATACCCGCCTGAACCAGAATCTGCGACTTGGTGAAGCTCGTGATCTCGTTTGAAATATCGAGGTCGCGGATTGTCGATTCCGAGCTCGCCAGGTTCTCGGCAGAATTATCGACGCTTGCTACGGTGAAAGCGAGCCTGTTCTGGATGGTACCGAGATCGGAACGAGTCGTTGACACTGCATCGATCGCCGATGTCAGCTCATCGAGAGCGCTCTGTGCTCCGGCCAGAGTCTCAATGGACGAACTAGCAATATTAAGTGTCGTGGCATCCACTGCGGCAATCTGGAACGTGAGAGAATCGTTCGACGTATTGTTGGGACCTATCTGGAATGTTTTGTTGAACGACCCGTCGAGCAGTTTCTGGCTGTTGTACTCGGCAGCTCCCGCGATACGGGTTATTTCATTACGGAGCGAGGAAAATTCCGCATGGAGCGACGACCGGTTGGTATCGTCCACGGTATCGGACGAAGCCTGAACCGCCAGCTCGCGCATACGGCCGAGCATGTTATGAATTTCGTTGAGGTACCCTTCGGCGGTCTGCACCACATTTTTAGCCTGCTCGGCATTCTGTGATGCCATCTTGAGACCCTCTACCTGCGATCTCAGTCTCTGCGAAATGGCAAGTCCCGCACTGTCGTCTGCTGCACGGTTGATTCGTAAACCGCTTGACAGCCTTTCAAGAGAAGACGCCAGTAATTTGTCTGTTCTCTGAAGCTGGCGATGGGTGTTCATCGCCGAAATGTTGTTGTTAATTCTCAAGCTCATGATTAACCTCCATGTTATCCCATGTAGAAAAGGAATTCGCATCCATGCGATAAATCCACGTATAATCTAATCTTTTGATACTATTAAATCGTTACATCGCTCTTTGTACCGTTGTGTAATAACATCCCCTCCTTCGTTATTAATGCTTCGGTAACCTGTACATGTATATCCTGCTCACTATGAGTTCTGTTAATTGTTATCGGCACAACATGAAAAATCTTTAGTGATTTAAGGTATTGATATTAAAATAGTAAGAATATTAAAACAGACATGATGATACCTGTTCATGCACACATACCGGTGTGATGATAACGCTACTCTTTTCACTATATTTATCGGAAAAAAACCGTGCAGTCTTAACGAGAAAAATGAATATTCAGGCAGAATTGGCTAAAATATATTTCAGTATCGGGAAGAAATATGC
This genomic window from bacterium contains:
- a CDS encoding flagellin, with protein sequence MRINNNISAMNTHRQLQRTDKLLASSLERLSSGLRINRAADDSAGLAISQRLRSQVEGLKMASQNAEQAKNVVQTAEGYLNEIHNMLGRMRELAVQASSDTVDDTNRSSLHAEFSSLRNEITRIAGAAEYNSQKLLDGSFNKTFQIGPNNTSNDSLTFQIAAVDATTLNIASSSIETLAGAQSALDELTSAIDAVSTTRSDLGTIQNRLAFTVASVDNSAENLASSESTIRDLDISNEITSFTKSQILVQAGMSMLAQANAVPQNVLALFR